From Streptomyces sp. NBC_01551:
GGCGGAGAAGGCCGACGCGGTGGCCGCCGAGGTCAAGGCGCGGGCCGAGGCGGCGAAGGCCGCCGGGAACGGGCAGGACAAGGGCCGGCTGCTCGCGGGCCGGTACCGGCTCGGGGCCGTGCTCGGCAAGGGCGGCATGGGCACCGTCTGGCGTGCCGAGGACGAGACCCTCGGCCGGACGGTCGCCGTCAAGGAACTCCGCTTCAGCACCGGGGTCGACGAGGACGAGAAGCGTCGCCTCATCACCCGTACCCTCCGCGAGGCCAAGGCCATCGCGCGCATCCGCAGCGGCGGCGCCGTCACCGTCTACGACGTCGTGGACGAGGACGGCCGCCCGTGGATCGTCATGGAGCTCATCGAAGGCCCCTCGCTCGCCGAATTCATCCGCGAGCGCGGCACGCTGACGCCCCGCCGCGCCGCCGAGGTCGGCCTCGCGGTGCTCGACGTACTCCGCGCCGCGCACGGCCAGGGCATCCTGCACCGCGATGTGAAGCCCTCCAACGTGCTCATCGCCGGCAACGGCCGCGTCGTCCTGACCGACTTCGGCATCGCGCAGGTCGAGGGTGACCCCTCCGTCACCTCCACCGGCATGCTCGTCGGCGCGCCCTCCTACATCTCCCCCGAGCGCGCCCGCGGCCAGCGGCCCGGTCCGCCCGCCGACATGTGGTCGCTCGGCGGTCTGCTGTACGCGGCCGTCGAGGGCGTGCCCCCGTACGACAAGGGGTCCGCGCTCGCCACCCTCACCGCCGTGATGACCGAGCCGGTGGACCCGCCCAAGAACGCCGGTCCGCTGACCGAGGTCATCTACGGCCTGCTGGCCAAGGACCCGGCACGGCGCCTCGACGACGAGCGCGCCCGGGCGATGCTCAACGCGGTCGTCAACGCGCCCGACGAGCCCGAGCCCGCGCCCGAGCCGGTTCCTTCCCCGGAGGAGACCCGCCAGATCTCGCTCGTCGAGGCCAAGCAGGCCGCCGAGAAGATCGCCGGGGCCAAGGCTGCCGAGAAGGCGGAGAAGGCCGAGAAGAAGGAGCGCGAACGCCGCGAGCGCGAGCAGCGCGAACGCGCCCGCGCGGCCTTGAAGGCGGCCCGCAAGGCGGCGGCCGTCCCGGCCGCCTCGGCGGCCGAACCGCCGGCGCCCCGGCCCACCGCCCCGGTCGCCGCGTCGCTCACCGACGTCATGCCGCGCCGCACCATCGCGCTCGCGATAGCCGGCCTGGTCGTCGTACTGGCCGTCATCGGCTCGCTGCTCGTCTACGCGTTCAGCGGCGACGACTCGGAAGGCCGCAAGAACGAGGGCAAGGGCGGCGCGACCCCGAGCGCCTCCGGCAAGGCCTCCCCGGGCGGGGCGGACGGCAGCGCCAAGGGCGGCGGTGACGCCAAGGGCGGCGGGGAGCCCGGCACGGGCCAGTCGCCCAGCGCCCAGCAGAGCAGCCAGGGGCAGGGCCAGGGTCAGGTCCAGGGCCAGAGCGAAGGCCAGGGCCAGGGCCAGGGACAGAGTCAGGGGCAGGGGGCCTCGCCCGGAACGCCGGGCGGAGCGCTGCCGGCCGGGTACACCACGGTGACGGACCCCCGGTTCCACTTCAGCATGGCGATGCCCGAGGGCTTCCACCAGACCGACACGGCGGGTGAGAACTCCGGCGCGATATACAGCCGCGACGGAGGATTCCCCCGCATACAGGTCGACTTCAACGCCCGCCCGCTCGACGACGCGCGCGCCGCGTGGGCCTCGCTGGCCCCCGCCGTGGCCGGCAGCAGCAAGAACTACAAGGTGATCCGGATCGACTCGGTGAAGTACCGGGACTACCCGACCGTCGCCGACTGGGAGTTCGAGCGCGACCAGAAGGGCATCCGGGTCCGGGTGCTCAACCGCGGTTTCAAGGCGGACTCCAAGCACGGCTACGCCATCATGATCAGCTGCGCCGCCGACGAGTGGGACGGCGAGGAGTGCACGCGGATGCGCGAGACGGCGTTCGAGACGTTCCAGATCCTGGGTTGACGCGGATCCCCCGACCGGGGCGGGCCTTGTCAGCCCCGGGACGCGGGCGGCCCCGGCGACGTATCGTGTCCGAGGGGCCATGGGGAGCCCCGCCGCACTCGGGGGAGGCGATGTGGAGGACTACGCGGGCCGGATCCTCGCCGACCGCTACCGTCTGCCGCTGCCGCCGTCGGACGAGTACGAGCTGATCGAGACCCGGGCCTTCGACACGCGCAGCGGCCAGGAAGTCCTCGTACGGCAGGTGCCGTTGCCGGAGGTCGTGGACGCGGAGCTGCTGGACGGCCGGGGCGCCGGTCCGGCCGTGGCCGGGCGGGGGCCGGTGGGGGAACTCCCGGCGGTGCGGCGGGCGATCGCGGCCGCGCAGGCGGCGGCGTCGGTGCCCGACCATCCGCGCCTGGACCAGGTCTTCGACGTGTTCGCGGAGGGCGGGTCGCTGTGGATAGTGAGCGAACTGGTCCCCGCGAGGCCGCTGGCCGCGCTGATCGCCGACGAACCGCTGAACCCGTACCGGGCGGCGGAGGTCGCGGCCGATGTGCTGACCGCGCTGCGGGTGTTGCACGCGCACGGCTGGACGCACCGGAACATCACGGTGCGGACCGTGTTGATATGCGATGACGGTCGCGTCGTCCTGACGGGCCTGGCGGCGGGCGCCGCCGAGGAAGCCCTGTGCGGCTACGACCCGGTCCCGCCACCGGACGGCTCCACCACCGACCCGGAATCGGACTCCCGCTGGGGCGCCCCCGCCCCCGCCGCCCCAGCCGCCGACCCGTCCTGGGGCACACC
This genomic window contains:
- a CDS encoding serine/threonine protein kinase, coding for MSKPEHTESPEPSVGAGSPAAKPGASPRPPKPTGSTGSTGPAGPDLRKAAPAEPEDAKPAAAGPGKAAPAAAKSAAAADASAEPEDAKPAAAKTGSGKSASAAGTGGGSAKPGSAKPTAAGPSLGKGAPAEPEDAKPAPSGLNPGKAAPAEPEDAKPAAAKAGAGKPGSAASSDAKPAAKGPNPGKAVAGSGGGNPVAEKADAVAAEVKARAEAAKAAGNGQDKGRLLAGRYRLGAVLGKGGMGTVWRAEDETLGRTVAVKELRFSTGVDEDEKRRLITRTLREAKAIARIRSGGAVTVYDVVDEDGRPWIVMELIEGPSLAEFIRERGTLTPRRAAEVGLAVLDVLRAAHGQGILHRDVKPSNVLIAGNGRVVLTDFGIAQVEGDPSVTSTGMLVGAPSYISPERARGQRPGPPADMWSLGGLLYAAVEGVPPYDKGSALATLTAVMTEPVDPPKNAGPLTEVIYGLLAKDPARRLDDERARAMLNAVVNAPDEPEPAPEPVPSPEETRQISLVEAKQAAEKIAGAKAAEKAEKAEKKERERREREQRERARAALKAARKAAAVPAASAAEPPAPRPTAPVAASLTDVMPRRTIALAIAGLVVVLAVIGSLLVYAFSGDDSEGRKNEGKGGATPSASGKASPGGADGSAKGGGDAKGGGEPGTGQSPSAQQSSQGQGQGQVQGQSEGQGQGQGQSQGQGASPGTPGGALPAGYTTVTDPRFHFSMAMPEGFHQTDTAGENSGAIYSRDGGFPRIQVDFNARPLDDARAAWASLAPAVAGSSKNYKVIRIDSVKYRDYPTVADWEFERDQKGIRVRVLNRGFKADSKHGYAIMISCAADEWDGEECTRMRETAFETFQILG